One window of the Zymoseptoria tritici IPO323 chromosome 12, whole genome shotgun sequence genome contains the following:
- a CDS encoding methionine--tRNA ligase codes for MNGAKKEVILPVEGKKNVLITSALPYVNNVPHLGNVIGSVLSADVFSRYSKARGLPTLFICGTDEYGTATETKAIEEGITPQELCDKYNKLHKEVYDWFEIDFDHFGRTPTQQQTDIAQDIFLKLYKNGYLEERTTTQPYCTKHNGFLADRFVEGECPLCGYNDARGDQCDKCGHLLDPLELIKPRCKLDGATPEPRETKHVFILLDKLQDQVAEWNRKSHEKGAWSDNGVNITNAWIKEGLKPRGITRDLKWGTAVPLEGYDQKVLYVWFDACIGYVSITANYTEHWEQWWRNPENVELYQFMGKDNVPFHTVVFPCSQLGTGDKWTMLNTLSTTEYLNYERGKFSKSRGVGVFGTSAKETGIAPDVWRYFLLLRRPETSDTEFEWDGFIAANNNELVNNFGNFVNRILKYVNSPNYDSTIPAAPELDPTSETAKSIQTHIKDVNDKLKQYREEMDAVHLKSGLVCAREISSLGNKLLQDNRLDNALFQSERARCDAVVNLAVNHVHLLASVIAPYLPATSRNILSQLQAELLIIPDEWQADSIPAGHKIGKAAHLFKTIKPEKEAEWKEMFGGSELKKAKEEEAKKKAAKKAEKERKKAKKAAERAEGKDGAGEKSVEAVEKDGAEKLTVEGDAVEEVTEGVRQAALQTS; via the coding sequence ATGAACGGTGCAAAGAAGGAAGTCATCCTGCCGGtggagggcaagaagaacgTGTTGATCACTTCCGCATTGCCATACGTCAACAATGTACCTCATTTGGGAAACGTAATTGGCAGCGTGCTCTCGGCAGACGTCTTCTCCCGCTACAGCAAAGCACGAGGTCTTCCCACATTGTTCATATGCGGCACAGACGAATATGGCACAGCGACTGAGACGAAAGCGATCGAAGAGGGCATCACACCGCAAGAGCTCTGCGACAAATACAACAAGCTCCACAAGGAAGTCTACGACTGGTTCGAGATTGACTTTGACCACTTCGGGCGCACGCCGACCCAGCAACAGACGGATATTGCGCAGGATATCTTTCTGAAGCTATACAAGAACGGATACCTCGAGGAGCGAACGACGACGCAGCCATACTGCACCAAGCATAATGGTTTCCTGGCAGACCGCTTTGTGGAAGGAGAGTGTCCATTGTGTGGATACAACGACGCGAGAGGAGATCAATGCGACAAGTGTGGGCACCTGCTAGATCCGCTGGAGTTGATCAAGCCTCGATGCAAGCTGGATGGTGCGACGCCAGAGCCGAGAGAGACGAAGCACGTCTTCATCTTATTGGACAAGTTGCAGGACCAAGTGGCAGAGTGGAACAGAAAGAGCCATGAGAAGGGTGCGTGGAGTGACAATGGTGTGAACATTACCAATGCGTGGATCAAGGAGGGGTTGAAGCCGCGCGGTATCACTCGTGATCTGAAATGGGGGACTGCGGTGCCGTTGGAAGGATACGACCAGAAGGTGTTGTACGTCTGGTTCGACGCTTGCATTGGATACGTCTCGATTACTGCAAACTACACGGAACACTGGGAACAGTGGTGGAGGAATCCGGAGAATGTCGAATTGTACCAATTCATGGGCAAAGACAACGTGCCATTCCATACGGTCGTCTTCCCATGCTCACAACTCGGCACCGGCGACAAGTGGACTATGCTCAACACCCTCAGCACGACCGAATACCTCAACTACGAACGCGGAAAGTTCAGCAAGTCTCGTGGAGTCGGTGTTTTTGGCACCAGCGCGAAAGAGACCGGCATTGCTCCCGACGTCTGGCGatacttcctcctcctccgccgacccGAGACCAGCGACACGGAGTTCGAATGGGATGGCTTCATCGCGGCCAACAACAACGAGCTCGTCAACAATTTCGGCAACTTTGTCAACCGCATCCTCAAATACGTCAACTCTCCCAACTACGACTCTACCATCCCCGCCGCGCCAGAACTCGACCCTACCAGTGAGACCGCCAAATCCATCCAAACTCACATCAAAGACGTCAACGACAAACTCAAACAATACCGCGAAGAAATGGACGCCGTGCACCTCAAATCCGGCCTCGTCTGTGCGCGCgaaatctcctccctcggcAACAAACTCCTGCAAGACAACCGTCTCGACAATGCCCTCTTCCAATCCGAGCGCGCCCGCTGCGACGCCGTCGTCAACCTCGCCGTCAATCACGTCCATCTCCTGGCTTCCGTCATCGCGCCTTATCTCCCCGCTACATCCCGGAACATCCTCTCCCAACTGCAAGCGGAACTGCTCATCATCCCGGACGAGTGGCAAGCGGACTCCATCCCAGCCGGTCACAAGATCGGCAAAGCGGCGCACTTGTTCAAGACGATTAAaccggagaaggaggcagaGTGGAAGGAGATGTTTGGCGGGAGTGAATTGAAAAAGgcaaaggaggaggaggcgaagaagaaggcggcgaagaaggcggagaaggagaggaagaaggcgaagaaggcggcggaaCGGGCGGAGGGGAAGGATGGGGCTGGAGAGAAGAGtgtggaggcggtggagaaggatggGGCGGAGAAGTTGACTGTGGAGGGGGATGCGGTTGAGGAGGTTACCGAGGGGGTGAGGCAGGCTGCGTTGCAGACCTCGTAG